The following are encoded in a window of Salmo trutta chromosome 9, fSalTru1.1, whole genome shotgun sequence genomic DNA:
- the tmem119a gene encoding transmembrane protein 119, with protein MSNHLILHLACVSMVLLWGHGYAVHVPLVYRISMDGSGDGGEPDLIIPVDGPHHPLSPVDVTPVDVAPVDFSPVSPTTTLAPTLVSTITNTITITMIRLKDFMLTRVVDFLQDNMLIIIVVTSLLIVMIIIICCAATMSQKRKMEAYKPPANPPRKYMGDTAGGVEPSSEVQSRVYGGPDSARRVQIQGTPKNLRTPSTALVGEKVGKEPKPKEVQKVRELEEEEMRRVEPKHKGLKAEEVPQSSSTSQPMVCTCHLRKANH; from the coding sequence ATGAGTAACCACTTGATTCTTCACTTGGCATGTGTGAGCATGGTTCTGCTCTGGGGCCATGGGTATGCAGTGCATGTGCCCCTGGTCTATAGAATTTCCATGGATGGCAGTGGTGACGGAGGGGAGCCGGATCTCATTATCCCTGTCGATGGcccccaccaccctctctcccccgtcGATGTCACCCCTGTCGATGTCGCCCCGGTCGATTTCTCCCCTGTTTCCCCCACCACTACCCTAGCCCCCACCCTGGTCAGCACCATCAccaacaccatcaccatcaccatgatCCGCCTCAAGGACTTTATGCTCACCCGGGTGGTGGACTTCCTCCAGGATAATATGCTGATCATCATTGTGGTCACCTCCCTCCTCATCGTCATGATCATTATAATCTGCTGTGCTGCTACCATGAGCCAAAAGCGCAagatggaggcctacaaacccccTGCCAACCCACCCAGGAAATATATGGGTGACACAGCTGGTGGAGTCGAACCCTCCAGTGAGGTCCAGAGTAGGGTCTATGGCGGGCCTGATTCTGCCAGGAGGGTCCAGATCCAGGGAACCCCCAAGAATCTGCGCACCCCTTCCACTGCACTGGTGGGGGAAAAGGTGGGTAAGGAGCCCAAACCGAAGGAGGTCCAGAAAGTGAGGGAGCTAGAGGAGGAGGAAATGCGCAGAGTGGAACCTAAGCACAAAGGCCTGAAGGCTGAGGAGGTGCCACAGAGCTCCAGCACCAGCCAGCCCATGGTCTGCACCTGCCACCTGCGGAAGGCCAACCACTAA